The DNA window TCAAGCTGTTTTACTACGTTTAGTTGCTCAACTTCCCACTCTCTTAATTTTTCATCTTCAATATGAATTACCGACTCTTTTACATCATCTATTAACTCGAGCCACTTTTTAACAAGAGGCAGTTTTTCAAGCTTTTCAGGCGGATAAAAGAGTGCTTTTAATCCCCCGCAGTTGCTATGACCGCACACAAGAATATTATCAACTTCGAGGTATTTAACGGCATATTCGAGTATCGAAGCCGTACATTTATAAGTTCCGTCATTTAAATCGTAAGGAGGAATAATATTTGCGATGTTTCTCACTACAAAAAGCTCACCCGGAAGCGTTTTGGTTATAAGATTCGGAACTATCCTGCTATCACTACACCCAACATAAAAAGTATGAGGTTTTTGACCTTCTTTTAACCCTTGAAAAAACTCTTTGTTTTTTTCGAAATCTTCAGTCTTAAAATGAATAACCCCGTGAAATAATTTTTCAGCCATTGTTTAACCTTTCAATCAAATTTTCAACGACGCTAACAATTTTCTCAACACTTTCGATTTTCACTCTTTCATTAACGGAATGAGGATTTTCGATTATCGGACCGATTGAAGCCATAGAAACATTCGGAAACTTATCTTTCAAAACCGCACACTCAAGTCCGGCGTGTATTACTTTATATCTCGTATTCATAAGCTCTCTTAATATTTCCGCCAATTTTGTAATTTCAGGTTTCCAAGCGGGATATTCACCCTCAAACTCTACATTCGGAGCTTTTAATTTCAGGTAATCTTTTACTTCTTGAAGTTTTTCGTTTGAATTTGCTCTTAGAGACAGGATAATTTCATCGTTATTGATAATCGCAAGATTTATAGATTTGCTAACTACGTCAAATTCAAAATCATATTCAAGCACTCCATGAGGTAAAGAGTTTATGAAGTTTATATACCCTTCGTTAAACACTTCCACCTCATCCGCGTAATCGTTTTCATAAAAAACTTTTGCTCTTGCGTTTGCCGCAATAGAGTTTCTTCTCTCTCCTCCAACAAATTCGCTCACAAT is part of the Caminibacter pacificus genome and encodes:
- a CDS encoding carbonic anhydrase; this encodes MAEKLFHGVIHFKTEDFEKNKEFFQGLKEGQKPHTFYVGCSDSRIVPNLITKTLPGELFVVRNIANIIPPYDLNDGTYKCTASILEYAVKYLEVDNILVCGHSNCGGLKALFYPPEKLEKLPLVKKWLELIDDVKESVIHIEDEKLREWEVEQLNVVKQLDNLLTYPFVKERVDSGKLKLIGWYYIIETGDVYNYNFEKEEFELITKETEF